Below is a window of Fibrobacter sp. UWB11 DNA.
ACGGTAGCACAACAGATTCTGACTCTGTTTGTCTAGGTTCGAATCCTGGTAGCTCAACGAAAGACTCTTTGCTCTTACTCCTGAGCAGAGAGTTTTTTATTTTTTTAGGTTAATAGGTGTTAGGGTTTAGGTGTTAGGTTGGAATTTGCGGCTACGCCGTTTGTTATAGACGTGCGGAGCACGTGATATTATTCCTATATCCTGTAACCTATAACCTAATACCTATATTTGAGCTATGGAATTTTTTGACTACTTTGAACAGCTTTACGCCGATCGTTGGCCTGCGCTTTTGGAATCGTTGAAAGGCGAGGGGTGTGCTACGAAACTCCAGTTTGCAGATTCCTTGGAACCGTATTTTTTGGACGAGGCTTCGGTCTTTGCGGCTAATGCGCTTGGTGTTGAGCCTGGAATGGACGTGCTCGACATGTGTGCGGCGCCGGGTGGAAAATCGCTTGTGATTGCATCGATGCTTAAAGGTGAAGGCTCGCTCCAGTGCAACGACCGTTCGCCGGATAGGCGACTCCGCTTGCAGCATGTTTTGGAAAATTCCTTGCCGGAGTCGTGGCGTTCGATTATCAATGTCACGGGCTATGACGGCGTGAAATTTGGCATGCACAAGAAGGAGTGCTATGACCGCATTTTGCTCGATGCTCCGTGTTCATCGGACAGGCATGTGCTCAATTCTCCGTCGCATCTTGAAGTTTGGTCTGTGAAACGCGTAAAGCGTTTGTCCGTGGAGCAGGGGTCGCTTTTGGCGTCGGCAGTGGATGCGCTTCGACCGGGTGGTGAGCTTGTTTATGGAACTTGCGCTCTTTCGCCCCTCGAAAATGATGCCGTGGTTGCAAAGATATTGAAAAAACGCAAGATGATGGAATTTGTTCGTATTGAAGACCTGCCGGATGGTGCGGATCGTACTGAACTTGGGGTGCATATTTTGCCGGATAAGGCTCATGGTTGCGGCCCCATCTATTGTGCGAAGATGAGGAAAATAGTTTAATAATTGCTATATTTCCTACCGGTAAATAGGAGATTTTTTATGGCAGCTTTAAATCTTACTGCAGAATCTTTTGACAAGGTTATTTCTTCGGGTCAGCTTGTGCTCGTTGATTTTTGGGCTACTTGGTGCCGTCCGTGCATGATGATGGGCCCTGTGGTCGAGGAACTTTCTAACGAGTTTGACGGTCGCGCCATTATTGCAAAGATCAATGTCGATGACGAAGGTGTTTCTGACATTTGCGCTCGCTTTGGCATCACGAACATCCCGAACATGAAGTTGTTTAAAAACGGGGTCGAAGTGGGTAACGTCGTTGGCGCAGTACCGAAGGCTACTCTCAAGAACGCCATCGAAAAGAACCTTTAATCACTAGATCATGCTCACTAAACGTTTAATTGTTTGCTTGGATGTTCGTAACCGCAAGGTCACGAAGGGTGTAAAGTTTAAGGGTAATATCGACATTGGCGATCCCGTAGAAATGGGAGCTCGTTATAGTGACGATGGTGTTGATGAACTTGTCTTTTACGATATTACGGCAAGTGCAGAAAATCGCCCGTGCGACATGGAAATGATTCGCCAGATTGCAAAGCGTGTGTTTATCCCGTTTGCTGTGGGTGGCGGTATCCGTAACTTGGACGACATGCATGAGGCTCTTCTCGCTGGTGCAGAAAAGGTGAGCGTGAACAGTCTTGCTGTGTTGCATCCGGAAATTATAGCCGAAGGCGCAAAGGCCTTTGGACGCCAGTGCATTGTGCTTGGCATGGATGCGAAGTTCGTGGGCGTTTCGGACAAGATTCCGAGCGGTTACGAAGTGTTTATTCGCGGTGGCCGCCAAGCGATGGGCATTGACGCACTGCAGTGGGCAAAGCGAGCCGAGGAACTCGGTGTGGGTGAAATTTGTTTGAACTCCATTGATACCGATGGCGTCAAGAACGGTTACGAACTCACGATTACCGACATGATTGCAAAGGCGGTGCAGGTGCCCGTGATTGCAAGCGGTGGCGCCGGAACTCCGGACCACATTGTGGACTTGTTCCGCAAGACGAGTGCTGATGCGGCTCTCGTTGCATCGATGGTGCATTTTGGCGATTATACGGTGCCGGGAATCAAGAGTGAAATGCTTGCTGCTGGAATCCCTGTGCGCAAGAAGATGAACGGCGAGGTTTAA
It encodes the following:
- the trxA gene encoding thioredoxin, which produces MAALNLTAESFDKVISSGQLVLVDFWATWCRPCMMMGPVVEELSNEFDGRAIIAKINVDDEGVSDICARFGITNIPNMKLFKNGVEVGNVVGAVPKATLKNAIEKNL
- the hisF gene encoding imidazole glycerol phosphate synthase subunit HisF — protein: MLTKRLIVCLDVRNRKVTKGVKFKGNIDIGDPVEMGARYSDDGVDELVFYDITASAENRPCDMEMIRQIAKRVFIPFAVGGGIRNLDDMHEALLAGAEKVSVNSLAVLHPEIIAEGAKAFGRQCIVLGMDAKFVGVSDKIPSGYEVFIRGGRQAMGIDALQWAKRAEELGVGEICLNSIDTDGVKNGYELTITDMIAKAVQVPVIASGGAGTPDHIVDLFRKTSADAALVASMVHFGDYTVPGIKSEMLAAGIPVRKKMNGEV
- a CDS encoding RsmB/NOP family class I SAM-dependent RNA methyltransferase translates to MEFFDYFEQLYADRWPALLESLKGEGCATKLQFADSLEPYFLDEASVFAANALGVEPGMDVLDMCAAPGGKSLVIASMLKGEGSLQCNDRSPDRRLRLQHVLENSLPESWRSIINVTGYDGVKFGMHKKECYDRILLDAPCSSDRHVLNSPSHLEVWSVKRVKRLSVEQGSLLASAVDALRPGGELVYGTCALSPLENDAVVAKILKKRKMMEFVRIEDLPDGADRTELGVHILPDKAHGCGPIYCAKMRKIV